The following are encoded together in the Lactuca sativa cultivar Salinas chromosome 1, Lsat_Salinas_v11, whole genome shotgun sequence genome:
- the LOC111911014 gene encoding uncharacterized protein LOC111911014: MGNLPEVIMVTQLSYLKQLHHKICGFGIFFGSPSSINDINVLNRSPIFNNIYDGSAPDSFFQVRGTPYKYGYYLVDEIYLDYVVFVKSFSAPHGSRRKKFKRAQERARKNVERAFGALKKRWFILKKPTAYLGEEKLQEIMYTCIILHNMIIEDEGKAICAFDEEETIPETQPIEIDGEEYINRTAEIRCTETFHNLRNDLVEHIYGVQNINLNLDPPDDPEDEFSENDFM, from the coding sequence ATGGGCAATTTACCCGAGGTGATCATGGTCACCCAACTGTCATACTTGAAGCAGTTGCATCACAAGATATGTGGATTTGGCATTTTTTTTGGTTCTCCTAGTTCGATTAACGACATCAACGTTCTTAACCGTTCACCAATATTTAACAACATATACGATGGATCTGCACCAGATTCTTTTTTTCAAGTGCGTGGAACGCCATATAAGTATGGTTATTATCTGGTCGATGAAATCTATCTTGATTATGTTGTGTTTGTTAAATCGTTTTCAGCTCCACATGGTTCTAGACGAAAGAAATTCAAGAGAGCTCAAGAAAGAGCTAGAAAGAATGTTGAGCGTGCTTTTGGAGCTCTGAAGAAACGGTGGTTCATATTGAAAAAACCAACAGCTTATTTGGGCGAGGAAAAACTTCAAgaaatcatgtatacatgtattatATTGCATAACATGATTATTGAAGATGAAGGAAAAGCGATATGTGCGTTTGACGAGGAAGAAACCATACCAGAGACACAACCAATAGAAATTGATGGCGAAGAGTATATAAACAGGACAGCAGAGATACGTTGCACTGAAACATTTCACAATCTTCGCAATGACTTGGTAGAACACATTTACGGGGTTCAAAACATTAACCTTAATTTGGATCCACCGGATGACCCCGAAGACGAGTTCTCGGAGAACGATTTTATGTAG
- the LOC111911025 gene encoding putative F-box/LRR-repeat protein 23 translates to MKLKFVLNSKQQWELKQQTRNWLELPYDVMANILYRVGVCDILLNAQKVCTTWRNICKDTAMWRVINMYNVFYHKNGRPLMQKMCKHAVNRSQGQLVDITIEDFANPQLLRYISDRASQLRRLEFVYCYGETYESWAGSLRKFPLLEELSIYLTDISTGVIVAAGRFCPMLTTLKINDEMVAPCGNVIAVAIGKNLPKLKHLELIGSFMTNTGLQAILDGCCHLELLDLRQCVYIDPKDDLVKKCLEKIKCVKLPYDSLEGCRYVFLDEPIAGPAIV, encoded by the exons ATGAAGTTAAAGTTCGTTTTAAATTCAAAACAACAATGGGAGTTGAAGCAACAAACAAGGAACTGGTTGGAGCTCCCATATGATGTAATGGCCAACATCCTATACAGAGTTGGTGTTTGTGACATTCTTCTGAATGCCCAGAAAGTTTGCACTACTTGGCGTAATATCTGCAAGGACACTGCCATGTGGAGGGTCATTAATATGTACAATGTTTTTTATCACAAAAATGGAAGGCCCCTGATGCAGAAGATGTGTAAACATGCCGTAAATAGAAGCCAAGGCCAGTTGGTTGACATCACCATTGAGGATTTTGCTAATCCTCAGCTTCTTCGATATATTTCTGATAG AGCAAGTCAGCTTAGACGTCTTGAATTCGTATATTGTTATGGAGAAACTTATGAAAGCTGGGCCGGATCTTTGAGGAAATTTCCATTATTGGAGGAACTTAGTATCTACCTAACAGACATTTCAACAGGAGTTATTGTTGCTGCTGGTCGTTTTTGCCCAATGCTAACAACACTGAAAATAAATGATGAAATGGTAGCTCCTTGTGGTAATGTGATAGCTGTTGCTATTGGAAAAAACTTACCTAAGTTAAAGCACCTTGAACTCATTGGAAGCTTCATGACAAATACCGGGTTGCAAGCCATTCTGGATGGATGTTGTCACCTTGAATTACTCGACTTGCGTCAGTGCGTGTACATTGATCCCAAGGATGACCTTGTGAAAAAATGTTTAGAAAAGATTAAATGTGTAAAACTTCCCTATGATTCCCTTGAAGGATGTCGATATGTTTTTCTTGATGAACCCATAGCCGGGCCTGCCATCGTTTAG